From a single Lolium rigidum isolate FL_2022 chromosome 7, APGP_CSIRO_Lrig_0.1, whole genome shotgun sequence genomic region:
- the LOC124671198 gene encoding auxin-responsive protein SAUR36-like, with the protein MCNVMTIPSVAWLRRAVRRWRARSSASAAVPAGHVAVCAKGARFVVRLAHLGHPAFLELLRQAEEEYGFPAGASGPVALSCDEHRLRDVLRRVSSSSSDERRRSSRLRGGDQRPLLKGLAGEKVFF; encoded by the coding sequence ATGTGCAACGTCATGACGATCCCGTCGGTCGCCTGGCTGCGCCGGGCCGTGCGGCGGTGGCGCGCCCGGAGTTCCGCTTCCGCGGCGGTGCCGGCGGGGCACGTGGCGGTGTGCGCCAAGGGCGCACGGTTCGTGGTGCGGCTGGCGCACCTGGGCCACCCGGCGTTCCTGGAGCTGCTCAGGCAGGCCGAGGAGGAGTACGGCTTCCCGGCCGGCGCCTCCGGACCTGTTGCGCTCTCCTGCGACGAGCACCGCCTCCGCGACGTCCTCCGCCGCGTGTCCTCGTCATCGTCCGACGAGCGTCGCCGCTCCTCCCGCCTCCGCGGCGGTGACCAGCGGCCGCTGCTCAAGGGGTTGGCCGGGGAGAAGGTCTTCTTCTGA